Sequence from the Luteolibacter flavescens genome:
TTCCACGCGTTGATCCCGCCTTCCACGTTCACGGCATGGGGGAATCCGGCTTCAGTGAGAAAAGTCACGGCGCGCGCCGAGCGACCACCCGAGCGGCAGTGGACGAGGATTTCCCTGTCCGCCGGGAGCTCGCCGATCCGCTCCGGCAGAGTGGCCAGCGGGATGAGGATGGCGCCGGGGATGGTGCCTTCCGCCTCTTCCTCCGGCTGGCGGACGTCGATGATGTAGGGCGTTTCACCCGCGGCGAGGCGGGCGGCGAGGTCTTGGACGGTGATGGTGAGCATGCCGGGGATGGTGCAGGAGTCTGAGGCGGTGGTTTCGTCGTTCTTGACGGAGAAAACGGAGGGGCTGTCGCCGCACAGGCGGCAGGAGGGATCGCGGCGCAGGCGCAGCGCGCGGAAGCTGGTATTCAGTGCATCGTAGCAAGTCAACTTGCCCAGCGGCGGCTCGCCGATGCCCAGCATCAGCTTGATCGCCTCCATCGCCTGCAGCGAGCCGATCACCCCGGGCAGCACGCCCAGCACGCCCGCCTCCTCGCACGATGGCGCGGCCCCGGGGGCAGGCATCGTCGGCAGCATGCAGCGGTAGCACGGTCCGCCGAGGTGCGGGGCGAAGACCGTCACCTGGCCCTCAAAGCGGAAGATCGAGCCATAGACGCACGGCTTCTTCAGGAAAAAGCATGCGTCATTCGACAGGAAGCGCGTCGGGAAATTGTCGCAGCCGTCCAGCACCACGTCGTAGCGGGAGACGAGGTCCATCGCATTCTCCGGGGTGAAGCGGACGGAGTGGAGCTCCAGCTCCACGTGCGGATTGATCTCGCGCAGGCGGTCCGCCGCGCTCTCCAGCTTCGGCTTTCCGACCCACGACTCGCCGTGAAGGATCTGCCGCTGGAGATTCGAGCGGTCCACGGTGTCCGGATCGATCAGGCCGATCCGCCCGACCCCCGCCGCAGCGAGGTAGAGAGCCGCCGGTGAACCGAGCCCCCCCGTGCCGATCATGAGGACCGAGGCACCCTTCAGCCTGAGCTGGCCCTCCTCGCCTACATTCGGGATCGAAAGATGGCGGGCATAGCGCTGGCGTTCTTCCGGAGTCAGGTCGGGCATCGCGGGGGGAAGGTAGCGACCGGCGGGCCGCTGGCAATGGCCGGGCCACATCTCATTTCGTCAGCCTGCTCAAGCGAACCCTTTCTCCGATCAAGGTAAGGAATTCCTTCGACCCCGAATGATAGCCGATTGGATTCAAGCCCGGATCTTCCAGCAGTTGGCAGCCATCCCCGACATCCCATACTGACATCCCGTTTTCTCCGTCCGTGGAGAAGAGCAGTTCGTCGAAAAACAGGGATGGCCAATCCTTGGCGCGGGGCCACCGAGGCTTTCTCCCGGATGGGCCCGGGAACCAGCCCAACTCCTGTCCTGTAGCGATGTCGAACAGGCAAACACCCGGAAGTAGCCACTCATCATCATTACCCCAGCCCCAAACCGCCAAGGTGGTCCGGTCGATCCAGCACGATGGCCCGTCCCAGAAGTAATCCCGCTGGGCGAGGTTCCGGACGGAGGCTCCGTCTTCGCTCTCCCACGGATTTTCCCCGAGCCACCTTTCGATGCTCCATGTCCGGATGATCCCGGCGGGATGCCAGGCCCAGCCTCCATCTGCGATCCAGCGATTGTCGGGAGAGATCGACAGGCCGCCGTGAAAGTAGTCCAGACCGTGAGGTCGGGCCTTGCCCCCGGTCGTTTTCTCGAATTCGCGCGTCGTAAGCACCTCTCCATTCGAGGGGTCAAAGATGTCGAGCCTGCACCATGCGGTCGCGGACACGAGCAAGGTTCTTCCATCAATCGGTGATCGGAAAAATGTGATCGGAAAGTGGCTTGTCTCAGGCCGGTAGTTTCCTCGATCCAACGATGTGGTGCAGGCTTGCGTGCGAAGGTCGAAGACTCTGCCCATCCTGCCGTGGCTCTCGAATATGGCGACAAACCCTCCGTCCGGCGAGACACGCACACTAATAGCGGGGGACATGGGAAAGCCCAAGTCTCCCGGCTCCAAAATCGTCACGAGTTCCCCTGAATCCGCAGAGAATCGCCCGACCGAGCCCGTGAGGAGCAGTATCCACCAGAACCCGGGTGCCACCGGATCTGGCTGCACGTCGATCCAGGCATCCGTGCTCCCTGAGATTGGAACCTCCTTGTGGGAAAAGGAGAGTCCGGTTTCTGAGGAGCGGACTCCCGGAGTTCCTCGCACGCCGTCCCAGCAGCCTTCATCCTCGATCTCTTTGAGCAACTCATCGGAAGCGGCCTCCATCCGGGTAGGAGGTGAAACGACCTCTTTGCAATTCTCGCAGACCCACCAGCAAGCGATGCCATCTCCAGTGAACCACACATGGAAGTTGTCGGCAGGCGTGGTGTGCAGGTGTGGGCAGACCGAGACGGGGCGAGGGGGGCGCATGACTGCGCGTCTCATTATCCCAACCCGGGATGACTGGAAAGCTTCCGGGTGTCGCGGGTTGGTGGGGATTGCTTGACCCTGTTTCCCGATTTCGTGAAACGAATCGCCATGGCCGAAGTCCGCTCCACCTTTTCCCTCCGTCCGGGCGATTCCGCCCCGGCTTTCCGGCTGCCCGCTCCGGACGGGGCGATGCACGATCTCCAGGAAATCCGCGGGACAGAGGGGCTCTTGGTGATCTTCGCCTGTAATCACTGCCCGTTCGTCATCCACCTCGCCGCCGAGGTTGCCAGCTTGGCGAGGGAGATCGGGGCCTCGGGCGTGAAGACCGTGGCGATTTCCTCGAACGACATCTCGCGCTACCCGCAGGATGCGCCGGAGCACATGTCGAGCTTCGCCACGGAGTATGGCTGGGATTTCCCGTATCTCTTCGATGAGACGCAGGCAGTGGCAAAGGCCTACAGCGCGGCCTGCACGCCGGATTTCTTCCTCTTCGACAGCGAGCTGCGCCTCTACTACTCGGGTCAATTCGACGACTCGCGGCCAAAGTCCGGCACACCGGTGACCGGGGCCGACCTGCGCGCGGCGGTGAAATCGATGCTCGCCGGCGAACCTGCCCCGGAGCGCCCGTATCCCAGCAGCGGATGTAGCATCAAGTGGAAGATCGGCAGCGAGCCCTCGTGGTTTGCCCCGCGCTGAGGGCGCAAAAAAGGCCCGGTCGAGATCCGACCGGGCCGTGATGGTTTTCGCGGGGTTTCAGGCGGCCTTCGATTTCTTGCCTTCGAAGTGCTCTTCGATTTCCTCTAGGGTCTTGCCCTTCGTTTCCGGGAGGAAGAAGGCCGCGGTGATGAAGTAGATCACCGTGCATCCCGCCCAGAAGAAGAACATGGTGGAGTAGCCGTAGCTGCCCACGGTGGGCAGGAAGACCGCGGCGATGGTGGCCGAGACGCCTTGGTTCACCATAAGGGCGATCGACATGCCATTCGAGCGGATGCGGGTAGGCATGAGTTCGGACAGCGCGAGCCACACGCAAACGCCCGGTCCTGAGGCAAAGGAGGCGATGAAAAGGATGAAGCAGCCCGCAACCATCCATCCGGTGCCTTGTCCGGGGATGGCCCCGTATTTCACTGACACGATTTCCAGCGGCTTGCCCTCGGCCTGCGTCATGTCGGCGAAGGGATTCAGGTGCAGCTTGCGGAAGAACTCGCCGATGATGTTGTCCTTGAGTTCATCGTACTTCGGCGGAGTGATCTCGATGACGGCGGGCGTGTGGGAGCCGGTGTGGGCGGCGACGTATTTGACGTTCGTGTAGGGGCCGTATTTGTAGGAGACGACGACCTGGGTGCCATTCGGCGAGGAGGTGGACGGGATGGCGGAGTCGAAGACGGAGGCCAACGCGGGATCGCGGAGATCGAGGCGGAAGCTCCGGTTGGCTTGGTCGAGCGAGGACTCGACCTTCTCGCGGATATCGACGCGCTTGGACTCGATCCCGAGGAAGGTGGTGGCGGCGCCGAGCAGGGCGACGATGATGCCGGCGGTGCCCATCTTGAGGAGGAATGTGCGACCCTTCTTGTCCACCAGTGCGACGGCGACGACGGTCATCACGCAGTTGACGATTGTGAGGAGCACATTGCCCTGGTTGCCGATTTTTCCTGTGAGGCCGGCCTGTTGGAAGATGTTCACCGCGTAGGCGAGCACCGAGTTGACCCCGGTGGCCTGGGTGCAGGCGAGGGTGATGAGGGCCAGTACGAAGGGCAGGACGTACTTCCGCTGGAGGAGGGAATCGGTGGGGGAGGTGCTGCGCTTGTCGGTGGCGGTGGCATCGGCTTGCTTCATTTCCTCTAGGATGACCTGGGCACCCTGCTGCCCGCTGGAGCGGGTGAGGGCGGCGAGGGCGTCATCCTTGCGGCCCTTGCGGAACAGCCAGCGTGGCGACTCCGAGACAAAGAAGGCCCCGACGAGGAAGGCAATGCCGGGAGCGATCGAGACCCAGAAGATCATGCGCCAGGCATTGTCCTTCGCGGAGAAAATGGTAGCCGGATCAATGCCGACGATTTCCTCGAGCTTGCCGACTTGGCTGGCAAAAAAGAGTCCGATGAAGGCGGAGGCAACCAGCCCGACGGTGAGCATGAGCTGGAACATGCCGGTGCCCTTGCCCCGGGAATTCGCGCCGAGGCACTCCGCCAGATAGAGAGGGATAACCACGCCGATGAGGCCGCCGCTGATACCCTGCAGGAGGCGACCGGCAATCAGCATATTGATCCCTTGGGAGAGGGTGATGATGGGGATGCTCGCCACGAAAAGCACCGCGCTGAGGAGCATGATGGCCTTCCGGCCGAAAAGATCTGCCAGCAGCCCGGCGAAGAGGGATGAGAAGAAACTACCGAGCAAAACGGCCGCGACCACGGTGGAAAGCTGGCCCGGTGTGTAGCCGGAGGTCGCCTCCAGATAGGGCAGGGCACCCGCAATGATCCCGACATCGATGCCGTAGAGGAGGCCCCCGAGCCCTGCGATCAAGAGCAGGTATTTGTTGTAAAAGGTCGGACTACCGGTCGTCGGGGTATTTTGTGCCATGGGAGCAGGGATGCTCACTGGAAACTAGGGCCGCATCGGAGCCCGACAATCCTGAAAAAGCGCGGGAAAATGGCGTTTTTGCGCATGGGGGAAGGCTCGCTTTCAATGATGGCGCGGGTTTTGGCAGAGAATCCCTTGGCAAACTTGGTGAAACGCGTGCTATGGTCTCACACCCGTGGACGCACTGATTCATCATCTGGAACGGAAGGAGGAGCTCTCGCCCCGCGAGATCACCGTGGCTGCCGAGCTCTTGCTCGATCCCAATGCGCCTGATGAAAAGAAGGCGGCCCTCCTTGAAAACCTGTCGAAGAAGGGCGAGACGCCCGCCGAGATCGCGGGCTTCGTCGAGGCCTTCCTCGAGCACGCCGTCGATCCCCATGTCGGGCTGCTGGATCTGGAAGGACCGACCATCGATGTCTGCGGGACGGGCGGCGACAAGCTGAACCTCTTCAACGTGTCCACCACGGCGATGTTCGTCGTGGCCGCGACCGGAGCGGTGGTGCTGAAGCACGGCAACCGCGGCATCACCTCGAAGAGCGGCGGCGCGGACGTGCTGGAAGCGCTCGGCATCCGCATCGATCTCCCGCCGGAAGGCTTCCGCGACTGTCTGGAAAAGGCGGGTGTCGGCTTCCTCTTTGCACCGAATTATCACCCCGCCTTCAAGGCCGTGGTGAATGTCCGCAAACAGCTCGCGGAGAAGGGTGTGCGGACCATTTTCAATCTCATCGGCCCGCTGATGAATCCGGCCAAGCCGCAGTGCCAGCTTGTCGGTGTCTTCGACCGCGAGATGTGCCCGGCCTTCGCCGAGATCCTCCAGCGGCTCGGTCGCGAGAGCGCATGGGCCGTGCACGGCACTACCGGCGACGGTCGTTGTGTCGATGAGGTCAGTCTTCTCGGCTCGACCCGTATCTGCAAGGCAGGGCTTTATCAGGATCTGCAGGATGAGGAAGTCCGCCCGCGCGACTTCGGCATGAAGCACGCCGAGGTGGAGGAACTCCAGGGCGGCGACGCGGAAGTGAATGCCGCTATCTTGGAAAGCATCCTCACCGGCAAGGACACCGGCCCGAAGCGCGACATGGTGCTGCTCAATGCCGGCACCGCCATCGCCTGCTGCGGCCTCTCCGACGATATCGGCGACGGCATCGAGATCGCACGCAAGTTGATCGATGATGGCAGCGCACTTGATCGCCTGCGTCTCTTCCATGACGTGGCGAAAAAAGCGTAACGAGGGTAAGGGGGAAAAGTGGCTGCGGCATCCTGCCGCAAGCCTCTGCGCCTGCCCGTGGAAGGTTTGCGGCAGGATGCCGCAGCCACTTTTTGGCTCACCTTCTTCGTAGCCCGTAGGAGGGATGACGGCGGTCATGGCGAATCACCAAGATCCGAGTTACATCCAAGTGCTCATCAAACAGAATGTGGTAGGGGAACTTCCGTAGGTTTGCCCGCCGCAGTCCTGAGTCGTCGAAATGGAATTGTGTCGGTGCCGATTCAATCATGTCCAGCGTAGCGTCCAGTTCGTGCCAGAAGCGCGTAACCAATTCTCCGGAAATCGATGAATAGGTATCCGCGATTTTGCGGGCATCCTTTGCGGCGAGAGGATGGATGCTTAATTCCATTCCTGCCGACACTCAGCGACCGCACGCCTTCCTGAATTCTTCCCTGCTCAACCCCGAGACTGCACCCGACACGAGTTCGTCACGGCGGCGCAGGGCTTCCTCGTCTGTGACGTGATGAGGGGCATCCTCTAGCCCGTCCAAAAGAAACACCGCCAGTTCCGCCCGCTCCTCGAGGGAGAGTCGGGATGCTGCCTGCCGGATGTCGCTGACCTGTGACATGGGACATCGATAGCATCATTGGATTTGCTCTGCCAGATCGGAATTCGATCCGAGAGCGTAGCATTCAGCGGTAGCCCGATCACCACCCTGTCCGAGGACGCAAGCACGTCACGCATTCCAGCGATGTAGGTGCAGAAGCTTGTTGCAATATATTGCACTCACACACCGGCAGGGCTCTGCCCGGCGCGCGAAGTCGTTGCGATTCAGTCCGGGCATCGTGCTGGATGCCGGTTGGTTGCGGGGCGAATAATCTACCGGTAGCTCACAAATTGCGCGTCGATTGCCAGAAGTGCAGAGCGAGCATGATAACCCCAATGAATGACGTAGGAATCTACCCACGTGGCGACCGCCTCATCGATATGCCCTGATTGGTAAGCTTGTAGGCCTTCCCAAAGATCTGCATAAATGTCGGCGAAGTCAGCGTGTAGATCTCCCGTTACCGGTTCGTCGGTCGAATCGAGATCCAGTGGGTCAAAGACCACCCGATAGTATTTGAAAGGTAGATCTCCGAATCGAGCAAGGTCCTCGACCCATGCGGGGTGGCCACGCCGAGGGAATTCCAATTCGGTGTCACCTGAATAGCGGAGGTGTTTCACCTCGGCAATCAGCGCCATGAGATCGAGCAAGTTCCGGCGAGCGTCCGCAAGCGTATGATGATCACCCTCGGCCCAAAGGCAAAAACGTTCGACCGTTTTTCCGAACTTGGTGCTTGGATCCATGGCTTCCTAACGTTTGTTCTTCGGCAGCTTCAACCAAGCTTCCATATCTAACAGCGACTTCGTGTTCACTACGTCCTCGCGGCGCAGCCAGCCCTTCCTCGCGACGCTCGCGCCGAAGCGGAGGAACTGGAGCTGGTTCACCGAGTGGGCGTCGGGATTGATGGAGCAGAGCACGCCCTTGTCGCGGGCGCGGTGCCACCAGCGCCAGTCCATGTCGAAGCGCTTCGGGTTGCAATTCAGCTCGATGACGGTGCGCGTCTCCGCGGCGCAGTCGATGATCTTCTCGTGATTCACCGCATAGCCATCTCGGCGGAGGAGCAGGCGGCCGGTGAGGTGGCCGAGCATGGTGATGTGGGGATTCTCCATCGCCCGGATGATCCGCTTGGTCATCTCGTCCTCGTCCAGCGTGAGTGCGTTGTGGACCGATGCCACGGCGTAGTCGAGCGTGGCCAGCAGGTCGTCTTCGAAGTCGAGTTCGCCGCTTTTCAGGATGTCCACCTCGGAGCCCGCGAAGAGCCGGAAGTGCTCGCCACCGTGCTCGCGGTTCCACTCGGCGATGGTCCCGACCTGCGCGGCCAGCCGCTCGACGCTCAGGCCATTTGCCTGCGGCGAGGACTTCGAGTGATCGGCGATGCCCAAGTACTGCAACCCTAGTTCCCGCGCGCCCTCGGCCATCGCGTGGAGCGATGCCTTGCCGTCGGATTCCGTGGTGTGGTTGTGAAAGGTGCCGCGCAGGTTTTCCCATTCCAGAAGACGCGGCAGCTTGCCCTCATCCGCGGCCTCGATCTCGCCGCGGTTTTCACGCAGCTCGGGCGGCACGAAGTCGAGCCCCAGCGCCCGGTAGATGTCCGCCTCGTCGTGGATATTGGACGGCACGTTCTCGCCGGTGAAGGCATACTCGTTGAGCGACCAGCCTTTCTTCAGCGCACGAGAGCGGATGGCCACGTTGTGCTCCTTGCTGCCGGTGAAGTAGAAGAGCGCGAAGGGATACTGCTCGTTCGAGACCGCGCGCAGGTCGCACTGCATGCCGCTCTCCAGACGGATCGAGCACTTCGTGTCGCCCTGTGCGATGACTTCCTTGGCGAACTCCTGCGTCGCGAAAAAGGCCGTCAGCTCCGCGGGTTTCGGCGTGGCGACGATGAAATCGAGGTCATGCACGACTTCCTTCGACCGCCGGGTCGAGCCCGCCACGGATGCCCGCAGGACCTCCGGGTGCATGCGCAGGATCTCGAGAATTTCCTCCGATGCCTGGATCGCCACGTCGAGCCGGAATGCCTCGGCGGCCTGTTCCCTGCGGGCGAGCGATTCGAGGATCTTCGCCTGCGTCTTCGCGCCGAATCCGCTGAGGCCCGCCACCGTGCCCGCCTCGCAGGCGGCCTTGAGGGAGGCGAGCGAGTCCACTTTCAGCTCGCGATTCAGTATCGCTATCTTTTTCGGCCCCAGTCCGTCGAGGTCGAAGAGATCGAAAAAGGAATCCGGATAGCCGACTCGCAGCTTCTTGTGAAATTCCAGCTCACCGGTCGTCGCCAGCTCGTGCAGCTTGTCCCGCAGCGCCTCGCCCAGTCCCTTGATGCCCTCCAGCTTGTTGTCGCGGGCCAGCGCGACGATGTCGCCGTCGTAGCCGGAGACCACCTCGGCCCCTTGGCGGTAGGCGCGGATCTTGAAGGGATTCTCGCCTTGGATTTCCAGCAGCAGGGCGATTTCTTCCAAGACTTCGACCAGGCGCTCGCGGGTGACGGACATGCCGTCAGGCTAGGAAGCCGGAGCAGGCGGGACAGCCGAAAATTCGGTCTTCATCATCCTCATGACCCGCTCACGTGGGGAAGCAGCCGCCACGCCTGCACCGAGGCGATCACGTAAATTGCCGCCAGCACCGCTCCCACCAGCGCCCCGGTGAGAAAGGTCTCCCGTTTTGAGAAGATGTCCGGCCGCCGCTGTTCCAGCACGATGGTCGCGATGATCCACGCCGCAGGAATCCCGAAAGCCAGAGGCCCCCATTCGCGGATGAAGGCGGGCAGGGCCGGCCAGTCCTGCGTCGGCTCCGGGTAGCCTGCCGAGCGCAGCAGCACCACGGAAACGATGCTTCCCACCTGGATCACGGCGCATTGCACCGCTGCCAGAGCTCCCTGCACCGCGTATTCCCGGATGTCCATAAGCATCGATTCTCCGCGCGGCTTGCCGGGTAGGAAAGGGGATTTGCCGGGTGGATTTACGAGTGTGACGTTCCTGTCACCGGAGAGAACCACTTTAAGCTAAACCTCTTGGCCCCATATGGACGTATCCTAAGTCGCAGATTCTCCGTCGGCGTTTTTTTCCCGTCGTCCCCGCTCCCGCTCCCGAATGAAAATCCCAGCATTCTTCCGCTGTGTCGCGCTGCTGTGCGCCGCAGTGCTACCCCTCGCCGCCCAGCAGCGTGGCCTCACCTCCCGCCCGGATGTGGAGGCCTACTATGACGGCACCTTTCCCACCACGGCACCCGCCGTGCCCGGTGACTGGTCCACGGTCATCGCTTTCCCCAATCTGATTTTCCAGAACCCCGTCGGCCTCACCGCCATCCCGGGAACGAACCAGATCATCGTGTGGGAGCGCGATGGGAAGATCTGGTCCTTTCCCAATGACCCGGCGACCACGGAGAAGACGCTCGTCATCGACCTGTCGGCGAATACCCAGGGCTGGGACGACTCCGGGATGCTCGGCCTGGCCCTGCATCCGGACTTCCAGAACAACCGCCAGATGTGGATCTGGTACAACTGGCGCGGCGGCATCACCGGGGCGAGCGGGGACATGGGCCCGGTGCTCGGCAACGCCAACACCCGTCCGCCGACCTCGACGCCGACCCGCAACCGCCTCTCGCGCTTCGTTCTCGATGCGAACTACCAGACGACGCAGTCGGGCGAATACGTCGTGATCGACCAGCAGGACGCGAGCGTCTGGCACAATGGTGGCGGCATGTTCTTCCACCCGGAAAACGGCTTCCTCTACATCACGAATGGCGACGACCAGAACTCCGGGCTGAATACCCAGCGGATCGACCGCGCGCTCTTCTCCTGCGTCATCCGCATCGACGTGGACCTGCGCGGCGGGACCATCAGCCATGCTCCGACGAAGCGCCCGCTGAACGAGGTGAGCCCCACCTGGCCCCGCTACTATGTGCCGAATGATAACCCCTTCGTCGGCCAACCGACCGCGCTGGAGGAAATCTACGCCCTCGGCCTGCGCAGCCCGCACCGCATGACCATCGACCCGGTCACCGGGCGCATTTTCATCGGTGACGTGGGCGCGAGTTCGCGCGAGGAGATCAGCGTCATCGAGCCGAACGACCCTCCCGGCCTCAATTTCCAATGGGACCGGATCGAGGGGAAGAATGGCAACCTGACCGGCACGTATATCGGCACCAGCAAGCCGCCCATCATCGACTACGCGCACGCGGCCGGTGACGGCAGTTGCGTGGTCGGCGGGTATGTATACCGCGGCACCGAGTTCCCCGAGCTCTACGGGAAATACATCTTTGGCGACAACATGAGCGGCATCATCTGGTACCTGGATGAGTCCGTCACGCCTGCGGTGAAGGTGAGGCTGGCGACACTGCCGGACGGTCCGGGACCGAACTCCGGGAATGACTACCGCGGTCTCGGCTCCTTCGGCGTGGATGCGAATGGCGAGCTTTTCATCTGCCGCCTCAGCAGCGTGGAGGGCCGCATTTACAAGCTCCAGCGCGGAGGTCCGCCCCCGGGATCGCCGCTGCCTGCGACGCTCGGTGCCACCGGGCTCTTCAGCAATCTCGCCTCACTCACGCCGGACTCGCGGCTGATCCCTTACCAGCTCAATGCGCCCTTCTGGTCCGACAATGCGATCAAGTCCCGCTTCGTCGCGATCCCGAATGGATCGACCGTCGGATTCTCGCCGACCGGTCAGTGGAACTTTCCCTCCGGCACCGTGCTCGTGAAGCACTTCGACCTGCCCGTCAGCGATATCGATCCGAATGCCAAGCGCCGGCTCGAGACGCGCGTCATCGTGAAGCAGGATGACGGCGAGGTCTATGGCGCGACCTACAAATGGCGTGCCGACCAGAGCGATGCGGATTTACTCGATGGCGCGCTCACCGAAAATGTCTCCATTGCCACCGCGCCGGTCGGTAGCTTCACCAGCCAGGACATCGGGAATCCGACGTTGCCGGGATCGACCGTGCGGGATGGGAACCAGATCACGATCACCGCGGGAGGCACCGATATCTGGGGGAACAGCGATCAATTCCACTTCGCCCACCAGCAGCGCACGGGTGACTTTGATGTCTCCGTGCGCATCGAGAGCGTGGTGCAGTCGGACCTCTACACGAAGACGGGCCTGATGGTGCGCGATTCGCTCGCAGCAAATGCCCGCCACGTGATGGCGCTTGTTTTCCCCAGCAATGCCGCGCGCAACAACAACACCGGCGGCTATGAATTCCAGTATCGCGCGACAACGGGTGGGGGAGCCACCGCTCTCTATCCTGCCGCGCCGCAACCGCTGGTGAACTACCCGAATACGTGGCTGCGCATGAAGCGGGAAGGTGACACCTTCATCGCCTACTGGAGCGCGGATGGCTTCACGTGGGCGGAGTATTCGCGGACCACGCTCGATCTGCCGGATCAGCTTTACTTCGGTCTCGCGGTGACCGCCCACACGGGCGCGGCATCGACGGTTGCGAAGTTCCATGTCGATACCCGACGCCAGCCTTGGTACTTCCCGAGCAGGCAGGATTGCATGCGCTGCCACAATCCGCAGGCGGGTGGTATCCTCGGGCCCAGCACGCGGCAATTCAACCGGGCGATGCTGTTCCCGAATGGCGTGACCGACGAGCAGCTTGGCGCGTGGAATCACGTCGGGCTCTTCGACGACGGCCCGGAGGATGAAGAGCTGGCCGCGCTGGAGAAGCTCCATCATCACAATGACACGAGCGCCTCGCTGCTGGACCGGGCGAGGTCGTATCTGGATGCGAACTGCTCCTACTGCCACCAGCCGAATGGCGTGCAGGCGCTGTGGGACGGACGAAGCGAGACGTCATTCCAGAATCAGGGCATCTATTACGGCCCGCTGGTCAGCCAGCTCGGCGATCCGGATGCCCGCGTGGTGGTGCCGAAGAATCTCGCGAGCTCCATGCTTCACCACCGCGTCAGCATCACCGGCGCGAACCAGATGCCGCCGCTGGCGCGCAATCTCGTGGACAAGGATGGCGTGGCGATGCTCGAGGCATGGATCGCCTCGCTGCCGGAGGAGACTGTCTTGCCGCCTGCCGTGCTCGTCGCCACCGCAGTG
This genomic interval carries:
- the moeB gene encoding molybdopterin-synthase adenylyltransferase MoeB, whose amino-acid sequence is MPDLTPEERQRYARHLSIPNVGEEGQLRLKGASVLMIGTGGLGSPAALYLAAAGVGRIGLIDPDTVDRSNLQRQILHGESWVGKPKLESAADRLREINPHVELELHSVRFTPENAMDLVSRYDVVLDGCDNFPTRFLSNDACFFLKKPCVYGSIFRFEGQVTVFAPHLGGPCYRCMLPTMPAPGAAPSCEEAGVLGVLPGVIGSLQAMEAIKLMLGIGEPPLGKLTCYDALNTSFRALRLRRDPSCRLCGDSPSVFSVKNDETTASDSCTIPGMLTITVQDLAARLAAGETPYIIDVRQPEEEAEGTIPGAILIPLATLPERIGELPADREILVHCRSGGRSARAVTFLTEAGFPHAVNVEGGINAWKSI
- a CDS encoding thioredoxin family protein, which translates into the protein MKRIAMAEVRSTFSLRPGDSAPAFRLPAPDGAMHDLQEIRGTEGLLVIFACNHCPFVIHLAAEVASLAREIGASGVKTVAISSNDISRYPQDAPEHMSSFATEYGWDFPYLFDETQAVAKAYSAACTPDFFLFDSELRLYYSGQFDDSRPKSGTPVTGADLRAAVKSMLAGEPAPERPYPSSGCSIKWKIGSEPSWFAPR
- a CDS encoding sugar porter family MFS transporter translates to MAQNTPTTGSPTFYNKYLLLIAGLGGLLYGIDVGIIAGALPYLEATSGYTPGQLSTVVAAVLLGSFFSSLFAGLLADLFGRKAIMLLSAVLFVASIPIITLSQGINMLIAGRLLQGISGGLIGVVIPLYLAECLGANSRGKGTGMFQLMLTVGLVASAFIGLFFASQVGKLEEIVGIDPATIFSAKDNAWRMIFWVSIAPGIAFLVGAFFVSESPRWLFRKGRKDDALAALTRSSGQQGAQVILEEMKQADATATDKRSTSPTDSLLQRKYVLPFVLALITLACTQATGVNSVLAYAVNIFQQAGLTGKIGNQGNVLLTIVNCVMTVVAVALVDKKGRTFLLKMGTAGIIVALLGAATTFLGIESKRVDIREKVESSLDQANRSFRLDLRDPALASVFDSAIPSTSSPNGTQVVVSYKYGPYTNVKYVAAHTGSHTPAVIEITPPKYDELKDNIIGEFFRKLHLNPFADMTQAEGKPLEIVSVKYGAIPGQGTGWMVAGCFILFIASFASGPGVCVWLALSELMPTRIRSNGMSIALMVNQGVSATIAAVFLPTVGSYGYSTMFFFWAGCTVIYFITAAFFLPETKGKTLEEIEEHFEGKKSKAA
- the trpD gene encoding anthranilate phosphoribosyltransferase yields the protein MDALIHHLERKEELSPREITVAAELLLDPNAPDEKKAALLENLSKKGETPAEIAGFVEAFLEHAVDPHVGLLDLEGPTIDVCGTGGDKLNLFNVSTTAMFVVAATGAVVLKHGNRGITSKSGGADVLEALGIRIDLPPEGFRDCLEKAGVGFLFAPNYHPAFKAVVNVRKQLAEKGVRTIFNLIGPLMNPAKPQCQLVGVFDREMCPAFAEILQRLGRESAWAVHGTTGDGRCVDEVSLLGSTRICKAGLYQDLQDEEVRPRDFGMKHAEVEELQGGDAEVNAAILESILTGKDTGPKRDMVLLNAGTAIACCGLSDDIGDGIEIARKLIDDGSALDRLRLFHDVAKKA
- a CDS encoding type II toxin-antitoxin system RelE/ParE family toxin, with the translated sequence MELSIHPLAAKDARKIADTYSSISGELVTRFWHELDATLDMIESAPTQFHFDDSGLRRANLRKFPYHILFDEHLDVTRILVIRHDRRHPSYGLRRR
- a CDS encoding addiction module protein, which produces MSQVSDIRQAASRLSLEERAELAVFLLDGLEDAPHHVTDEEALRRRDELVSGAVSGLSREEFRKACGR
- a CDS encoding DUF5063 domain-containing protein; this translates as MDPSTKFGKTVERFCLWAEGDHHTLADARRNLLDLMALIAEVKHLRYSGDTELEFPRRGHPAWVEDLARFGDLPFKYYRVVFDPLDLDSTDEPVTGDLHADFADIYADLWEGLQAYQSGHIDEAVATWVDSYVIHWGYHARSALLAIDAQFVSYR
- the polX gene encoding DNA polymerase/3'-5' exonuclease PolX, which translates into the protein MSVTRERLVEVLEEIALLLEIQGENPFKIRAYRQGAEVVSGYDGDIVALARDNKLEGIKGLGEALRDKLHELATTGELEFHKKLRVGYPDSFFDLFDLDGLGPKKIAILNRELKVDSLASLKAACEAGTVAGLSGFGAKTQAKILESLARREQAAEAFRLDVAIQASEEILEILRMHPEVLRASVAGSTRRSKEVVHDLDFIVATPKPAELTAFFATQEFAKEVIAQGDTKCSIRLESGMQCDLRAVSNEQYPFALFYFTGSKEHNVAIRSRALKKGWSLNEYAFTGENVPSNIHDEADIYRALGLDFVPPELRENRGEIEAADEGKLPRLLEWENLRGTFHNHTTESDGKASLHAMAEGARELGLQYLGIADHSKSSPQANGLSVERLAAQVGTIAEWNREHGGEHFRLFAGSEVDILKSGELDFEDDLLATLDYAVASVHNALTLDEDEMTKRIIRAMENPHITMLGHLTGRLLLRRDGYAVNHEKIIDCAAETRTVIELNCNPKRFDMDWRWWHRARDKGVLCSINPDAHSVNQLQFLRFGASVARKGWLRREDVVNTKSLLDMEAWLKLPKNKR